The Congregibacter litoralis KT71 genome contains a region encoding:
- a CDS encoding ChaN family lipoprotein, which yields MTGKLLRKLVLGALLPGFAACTELPFQDTALPAVPETAQIIIVSEVHDNPRHHLIQAEYIRTLQPAAVAFEMLTSEQAEISNSTAERGPALADAIGWHDSGWPPWEIYQPVFEATGSTKIYGMALPRERVRRAVGESASAVFAGDSKAFGLTTPLPDDQQAAREAHQQAVHCNMLPLELLGGMVEAQRLRDASFAATALTALRETGGPVVVITGTGHARKDWGMPEAIAAASPDTVVVSIGQLEKAATQSANKAASDDESFYDHRLFADPVGREDPCQGMMQ from the coding sequence GTGACAGGAAAACTGCTGAGAAAACTTGTGCTGGGAGCGCTGCTCCCGGGCTTTGCTGCATGCACGGAACTACCTTTTCAGGACACGGCTCTACCGGCGGTTCCGGAAACGGCGCAAATCATTATTGTGAGCGAGGTTCACGACAACCCCCGACACCACCTCATCCAGGCGGAGTACATCCGGACATTGCAGCCCGCTGCCGTCGCCTTCGAAATGCTTACGAGCGAACAAGCAGAGATTTCCAACAGCACAGCGGAACGCGGCCCAGCCTTGGCCGATGCCATCGGCTGGCATGACAGTGGCTGGCCCCCCTGGGAGATCTATCAACCGGTTTTTGAAGCGACGGGGAGCACAAAGATTTACGGGATGGCCTTGCCCCGGGAGCGTGTGCGCCGAGCCGTCGGAGAAAGCGCCAGCGCCGTCTTTGCGGGCGACAGTAAAGCCTTTGGACTCACCACGCCCCTCCCCGATGATCAGCAGGCAGCCCGGGAGGCGCACCAACAGGCGGTGCACTGCAACATGCTGCCGCTCGAACTCCTCGGTGGCATGGTGGAAGCCCAGCGCCTTCGGGATGCCTCCTTTGCCGCAACGGCGCTCACGGCCCTAAGGGAGACCGGCGGTCCCGTCGTGGTGATCACCGGAACGGGCCACGCCCGAAAGGACTGGGGGATGCCCGAAGCAATCGCAGCAGCATCGCCCGATACGGTCGTAGTGAGCATCGGCCAGCTGGAGAAAGCAGCCACCCAGAGCGCAAACAAGGCTGCGTCTGACGATGAAAGTTTTTACGACCACAGGCTCTTCGCAGACCCCGTAGGCAGAGAGGACCCCTGCCAGGGAATGATGCAATGA